The segment cagtttttttttccttcttcttctaagAACACAAAGGTGAATTAGAGAGTACTTagattttatgtgattttttttttcttaaaaaatacacAGTAAAAGTGTGGTGAAGCTAAAGAGCTAACCAACACTctcaatgcatttttaaaaggcaccaatataaaattttataagtaTTTAATACATTAAATTCAGAGTTTAAGAGACCAGttactgtatattttaattattttgcagAAACTGGAagactaaaatatttataaaataacttttatatatacaaaaatttcAATTCACCccactttttttccccttttggatCTGGGGGGGCTTTTGCTGTAGAATAATTTTACAGACAGTAGTTATTAAAATAACATGAAAGACAACTGATGATGACCATCAATCTACAATTTTATAGTAAAAAGAACAATGGGAGGCTAAAACAGTAGCAGGTGACTTGGATAGTGTAAGTGCCATCCTGATTCTAGGGGCAGACAGCTCTCCTGGTCCTCTCCAGTCTCTTTTGCGTGTATCTTCCTACCCTAACTTGCCATTATGGAGAGAAGATGAAGGGTTGGGAACATCAACCTTGTGAGGTGTACAACTGGGTCAGCGAAGCACAAACACAAGCCAAGGTTTCTATATCACTCCCTGCATCTTCTTCCTCTCACAAAAGAAtttatatttcttcaaatattcacCAGTCAACTTAATATCTTTTCATGGTTtcaccatttttgttttgttttgtttgtttttctagatgcCAATCGTGGAGATTTGCGATTTCAATTGCCATTAGCCTTAAAGACACACTGACAACGTTGGGCTTTCTTAACACAACCTGCTGGATTAGACCCAGCTGCTGGCATAGCAACTGAACCTCTCTAACTTTAAGCTTCTGTAATACAAACTGGTGATGCTAATTGCTTCTTTTTAGTGAAGTTTCACTAAAAGAATGTGCAATACGCATTTGCATGCAAACTATACTGTGTTCAAACACTGACCTGTATGTATGCTAGCCAGACGCGTAACTTCATCCTAAATCTTAATGCTCGGCCCTCACATCCCCATTTTATCTAGAAAATTCTTAACGGAATGTTTGAATGACAGTGTTTCACACCTCCCTCTACCCCTCAGTGGACTGGCTGCTCTCACTGTTCTAAAAAGCTTTTAGGACAAGCAATTCATCACTATTATACAGAGGCAGCATGTTTCTCCAGAAGGAGCTGGCGATATGTGCATATAAACTGGGCAAAATTAGGGCAGTGCCATCTGATAAATTTCTGACAAACTGGAAAACACAGAGGATAACCCATTTTCTTGCCCCTCAAATCCTCTCTCAACTGTAAAATTTCACCTAAATAAACTGGTCTTGTAACGGTTATGTAAATTTGATTTATTTGGTATCTGGCCTTCATGCTTATTTTTAGGTGCTACCATGTCTCCTACTCTCTTTGGTGAAAAAGAGGCAAATTCAGTCACTGAGGGTCCCTCAGACAGCACTATGTCCATAAAGTTGATAGCAACCCACAAATCTTGAATTCACCTTGTCCCCATTCGTCCCTGTCACATCAGAGCTATCTACTTTTTTTCTGTACCTTGTGCCAtgcagctgaaaaaaaaatgctaagtgtATATGTACAGCCAATATACCCTTTTAGCTCACTCCTTCGAGTAAACCAGGTTTTCCAATAAAATGGAATCAGAAAGGCAGAGCATATTGGTACCACCTTTTTAGGGGAAGGACATGATTCTTTCAGTACAACTAAATTCAGTGTCatcccagggcagggaggtgcaTGATTGTTAATACAGTGGGTGCgagcagggagaaggaagagttgATAGTAGGTGCCTGCAGGTGTTCACCAAGAGCCAAAAGGAACACCAACAGAGACATCCAGATGCTTCCTTAAGGTGCAGTGAAACCAAAAAAAGCCATGAGCCTTAAACGTATCTACCTCATTCAGAAATAAATATCCTTTTCACTGTGATTCCAGGGTGTGTAGGGTAAGTGGGGACGAGGAAGGCCTGATGAGATGTCTTATCCCCAAGTAAACACTGTTTTCACAATGTACAAAGGGatacaaaaaaccaaacccccgAATCCCAACAGCTGGCATTTGATGTAGCTCTGTTTTGGTGCATTCTCTTTCTTACATGTAAAGGAACCATTTGGATATTTCTCCAGAAAGAACTAAGATAGGAATTAGTAAAAGGGGCAAGTCAGAACTACCTAGCTCTGGCTATGGGAGAGCTAAGACGTTCCTTAAATGACCAGACAGAAACCCACAAAGCGAGTTAGGAGCACATTGCGCATTGGTGGGTGCTTCTTCAGTCTTGAACCGTCCCACAGCAGACTGCAGTGGCATGGTTTTGGCCATGTCATGCAAGGGTCTGTTGGAGGAGCTATGTGTTACCACATAGCAGACCTTACAGCATTTACAAATGACAGTCGAACAATCTAGTTATGGTTGGGTTTGTTCTCCTCAAACACAAGCAGCAGGTTATGTCTGTCAAATGGATTCCTCCAAATGCCTTGATAACAGCGTGCTCCAATCCTACCCACAAATGCATGTcaagttcaggaaaaaaaaatgctgagaactcacagagatcagatgAAAACCTGAGCATGAGATATGGAAGTATATGTTATGTGCAAATTAAGAGAACACAGAAGATTCTTGACTAAGGGGTTGAGATTCACTTCTGATAAGGACCTCTGGAGttgaatttcttgtttttatttttaaagtgcgGGCCTTTCTCCTGAAGACAGTCACATCCTCAACtccaggaaggctgaaagaaaacttgtttgcttgtttgtttgaccTGCACTCTGATATTCAGGCTACAAAGAAGTTCCCTTCTGTCTCCAGCAAAGGTAATACCTCTTATTACTGAAGAAAGAGTGGAATAAATAGCCCTAGGAAATAAAAGACCTTCCAGGGTTCAAGTTAACCACTTTCGGGTCCAATTAACAGCTGCTCcaagattttaaaagaagcagCTGCTGGCTTTGTAAGACCTTCTATTCCAAGAGTCAAAGAGGAATGGACTGTGGGCAGAACACTGAGTGGTCACAGCTTGAAGAGGAATACCAGAAAAGGGTTCTTGGAGTGGGAATTCCCCCTACCGTTCGCCTAATTACACTTTTCTGCTGACTTGTTAACACTGATTGAATGCTGATAAAGTGACAATTGTAAACACACCTTTAGAAGCAAATATGTATATAGGCTGCCATCATAttacagcttaaaaaaaaaaatctcaaatcatGAAAAGCAGGATTCTTCCTGGAAATTGCTGACTGCCTCTTACCCACTCTTGAGACCACATATTATTCTGAAAActacataaaaaatattatttgttacAGGTGTTAAAAGTAAGGCTGCCAGGGTGTCTATAAAATGCCAGTCATCAAAACTATGGAAAAACAGTGCGCAAGTTTAGAAAAATAAGATCAAAGGACCTCAGATGTATCGTAGTGGCCCTTGACTACCTGTAGTTTAAAAGTTTTGCTATATGATACAGTGTAAAACATACTCAATTATAAATTCCGTAGGGGAGGTAAACATAGAACCCACAACAATTCAACTCATCCTAGTAGTTATGGAAAATAACATTGTGTTTGTGTTCCATGATCTCTacgaacagaaaataaaatgggttTACATTTTGAAACATCTTCTTTGTGAGTAAAATGACTTAGACCGTTTTAGATTGCCAAACATCCTACCCAGAGAACTCTCAACTTTTCCGCCTTCTATCACAATCCCGAATATGAATGGAAAATCAGAATATCTTAGATGAATCTCTATGAACTGAGTGATCTCCTAAATCATGATAGGCCTTAACAAGGATGCATGGCCGCAATGAACTGCTTTAAATGCTCACGAAATAAACAAGCCAAGTTATCAGTGAACATCCCATcccttttctcttgtttcttccttAATGTAATTAGGCAGAGCAAATGACATTTTGTCCACAAAATAAGAATTATAGACAGTGACAGCATCAAGAAGAGAGCATGTCACCATCCGAGGGAAGGTGGGACTGTAAGTGCAGTATTTCTTCATGTGCAGTTCTTCATAGGGGTCCCCTTTGGAATGAAAAGGCCTAGTGGAATGTGTGCTCCCCTCGAACAATGTGTGATGAAAATTCGTAGCGGTCCTGGCTTCTGTAGCCACAGATGTTGCATTCCAGTGGGTCCCGGTAGCCATGGCAACCCATGTGAATGGTATACATGACATGGTCTAGGAAAAGGACTCGGCAGTGCTCACACTTGAAGGCCCTTATCTGTTCTCCTTCTCCATTGAAAACCTTATAGATGTCCTTCAGAGAGCCCTTGGGGGCCTTGGTAGCATCCAAAGCCTTGACATCCTCCTTCATGTAAGCTGGGCTTTGTTTCCTCTTGGGATTTAAGGCAGGGTTTCCTTGGTAGGACTGGCGGTCATCATGGCTACTTTCTGAGTCAGTAGAATCGAGGCAGCTATTGCTGGGTGAGGCCTCTCTTTCCTGGGGTCGACTCTTTGGTCTGATGAGAGAGATGGGGCCATCCATGTTGTTTTCGTGACTATCAGATGTTTCCCTGCTAATGGGTCTTTCTATCCTGTTTGGATGATAGACCTGAGAATAAGCTGAGCTTATAACTGGGGCCACCTCGGCGATTGTGCTTGGTGCATGCTGCATCAGAGGGTGAAGGGCCTCAGCTCCAAGGTAGGTGATTGCATTGTTGATGGCTTGGTCCATCATATGAGACTGCATCAGCTCAGCCTCCTTCTCATACGTTAAGTTCATATCAAAGTGGATATCTGGGTAGCCCAATCGCATGAGCTTTTCCCCTGacatttacaaaaaagaaaaagagaaaacacaacaaaattagtggtgggattaaaaatataaaaaggtaCAAGACATTAACTGAACACTGCATCTTACTAAATCGTGCTATTTTACTTTTTAGGTCAAGTCTGGGCCCCTTTAGTTCTGTGGAGATGCACAGGTATGTGACCACACAAAGGGAATTTTTAAGAAGCATTTGCACTTGTTCTAATGCCACCACAGAAATGCTTCCAGCCTGAACGGTGTGCATTTTAATCTTATTACTAGTTTTTATTGAAACTTCCAATTGTGTGAATCTTACAAGTACAGGAGAAAGAATAAATGCTGGGTGAAAAGAAATCAGTCTAGGCTCATTTCTGCTTATCTCAAACACAGTTCGTTAGCTACAAATATGGTAAGAACAGAAGGGATGTGGTTATAGCCTATGGTGCTTCACTCCTGAGACGGGTCAATTTGGTTGATTTAGCTACTacctttagaaaagaaaagttatagaGTCAATTTATGTCAAGTATTAGAATGTAAATGTCATTACTAAATTCGTTTGAAATCATATCAGCtgataaaacaaaaggaattaaaGGCTACTTAAAATATATGAGGAATTACTCTTCAAGATACTTGTTCATGAAGTTTTGTTTCTTGGAACTGGCCAATTTTCACTTTTATACCAGATGTATCCAGATGTATCCAGATGTGTGAGGGTGATACTCTGTCTGTTGTTAGTCTCCAGCCTTTTTCTTGTTTGAAGTATATTGATTTTTCCTTTAACATTTACTATAAATTTTCCCCCAGTATTTTATTTCAATACAAGCTTTAAATGCTAACCATGAAGCATGTTGAGAgcttcaaatagaaaaaaaaaaagcaatattccTATTTGACAGAGTAGTCCATCTTTTAAAAGATCTCCCTTTAAAATCATACAGTATTTACCTAGTTATTTTGACAAGGAAAGCTTCCAGATAAAGCTTCTTGAAATAGTGTGCTATTGCATGTTATAGTACATTGCAGTTGAAGGCCTAATACCTATTGCTGATCGAAAATGTACAGCCATAATAACTGCATGTTGGAAGAGGCAGTATTAACTAGTTAGTGGTATTTCAGATTTGAAGAAGCAGCTGATTAAGGTAATGatgaagtaataaaagaaaatgaaaaaagaaaaccacttccAGGCATCCAACTTAAGATATTGATACTGGGTGTGGtaatgtacacctttaattccagtacacaggaggcagaggtgggcagaggcgggtggatctctgagttgaagacTAATATGGTCTACACTGTAGTCTACACAGTTTCAggagacagggctacacagagaaattctgttttgaaaacgaacaacaaacaaccaaaacccccaaacagacaaacaacaacaaattatatTGAACTTGAAAAGTTTCAAAGCTAAGGTAGGGAAATCTGATCCAGATTCTCAAAAGCTTAAATTTAGAGACAATAACAGCTTGTCCTATATTTTATCTCAAATAAGAGGAATATTTAACTTGTATAAGAGGAGTCAAGGAAGACTTCTTGAAAGAAGAATCTATCCTCCTGTCCATGGAGAACAGAACGGGAAACACTGGCTGGCCAAGGAACACAGATGTGGGGCATTGCTGGCAGGAAGGTTCAGAAGCAAGTGGGGCGATTTACAAGTAAGAAACATCTCAACATGGCCAACAGTGGAAACAGCCATGTAAGAGGAGACAGGTAACCCTGCATGCAGCAGGAAAGGAAGGTATTTTATCCCTTGAGCATCATTATACTTAAACAGGAAACATGACATGATCTGATACTCATTCAGCAAGAGGATTCAGAAAGTAGGTGTAGTGAGAGACCTGGATTACTGACAGTGCAGATGGAGAAGGGTTAATGGAATGGCCAGTgattttacagatgaaaactAGGCCTTTGTGATTACCTGGACACagacaaggagaaagagaagcatgAAGCTGAGTTCTCATTCTTCAGCCTCCGGCATGGATGGCAGCAAGATAGAAAAGAGGATAGCTTTGGTTTGAGGATCAGTATGTGTAACAGTGACTCGAAAGCACTTAGACAAGATATCTCGGGGTGGGACAGACACGAGACGTGATGGCCTTATTTGGGAGACGGTAGCTTTAGAAGCCCGTTGATAGTATCGCTCAGCAATTGCAAAACGTAAAAGGGGTCAAAATTAGTGTTTGCAAAATACTTTCATGGCAACACACTGACAGAGCTAAGTTGGATTCTCATACTTTGCAGCATATTTAGAAGGCCTCTGCCCTGTTCTTCATGGAATGAGGGTATTGGAAGGCCAGAGAATACACGCTGCATGCTTGTCTCTACAGGATGCCAGACATCCTTCAGTAGCAGTTTCTGAGTGTGCTTCTAGGCTCTGCATATCATTTTCACTCCCAGTGCTACCAGAAAGCCCATGCCTAGGCTGATCTGTAGAAAACATCTGTTACTTTACATGTTATGTGTGTGGTCCAATAAAGAACTTTTGTGTACATACAGGTAGGTGCAcctataagtgtgtgtgtgtgtgtgtataacattttgaaaatgaacagAACCTGGAATGAACCTTCCATGGGGCAGTTCTCTATTCTCTCCCAAGGTATAGTGAGGGGGCTTGAGAATGCTATACATCTGTACAGTTTGGCGAGTGGACACAGAGAAGCTAGGAGAAAAGGCAAGAGACAAATGTTACAGGTACTGAGGGAAGAGTGTCTTCAGCAGGATCTAGGTTTCAATCGTGGCAGATGCTCTTTAGCATATGTGTAAAACAGCCTACAGAGGGCTCATTGGACTCAGAATCGTGCAAGTGGGTCAAAGCCAAGAGAAAGTGTTTAGGGGAGCCCAAGCAAGTGAACCAGGGTGTGGGCAATGGGAAATGAGTAGAATGAAGGAAAGCATGGAGAGAGGCACTGAGAATTCATTCAATGATTCCATCTTTGAAGAGGAGAGAGCACCTTTGAGTCCAGAGGTGGAGACCTGGGTTTGAGGGAAGGTTTTGGCTGAAGTTAAGAGAAGTTATCACGAAGGGCAGCAGGAAAATGTGAATGACTGAAGAACATGAGGACAGGACAGAGGAATTCAGGAGTAACACCCCTTAGAGGTTAATAAAAGACATGAGATATTTGCATGGATGCCCATAACCCTACAGCATTGCAGATCTTATCATAAAATCATTGCATTTCATTCCCTGTGACTATGGATACAAGATGTCCAAAGAGAGACATACCACGTGTGTAGAGAGTACAGTGATGTGGAAAATGCTCAAGATGGAGAATGGGGTGGTGGTGGACCATTCAGGGATATATTAAAAGGAAAGTCACGACCAATTTTGGATGAACAATCTGAGAAAACAATCTGAGAAAATTTTGGATGAACAATTTGAGATCAATTACACATTTACCTGAAGTGGCAGTCATTCACAAGTCTGGAGGGATTTCACCCGAGCTAGTTACTGGCAGCTGAGACAGAGTATGGAAAAGGTGCTGAGTCTGACCCAAGCAAGGGACAGTGATACAAcaaggcaggagaagcaagaATCCTGGCAGGACAGAGGTCAAAGGGATGAAGCATAAAATCGAAGATGCATTACAAGGATGGAAGAGACAGACAATCATAATGTCAGGAATCACAGCCAAGAATGCAGTAGGTCAAACAGTGGTACTTAACTGAGGGGTATGTGAAAAGGTTCACCCTAAGTTTGGAACGATGAAAATTCCCATTATAAGAGTGATCATAGAAAGAGTACCTCAACTGCTGTGGCTATTGCTGGCTGTATATTACCAGGTGTATtccaaataaagagaaaaaaaaatcaagtttaagTAAAAATTGTCACTTACCATTTCACTGGTAATGAAATCACATGGTAGTTTTATAAAACTGTCTAATTTTAAGGAATGTGATCAGATTATATTAAAAGTACCGTCTCAGGTCTGGGCTGTGATGGCACACTTCTTTgttccctgcacttgggaggcagaggcaggcagatttctgagtttgaggccagcctggtctacagagtgagttccaggacagccagggctacacagagaaaccctgtcttgaaaaaacaaaaaacaaaaacaaaaaacaaaaaaaaggggaggATGGTAGTGTAGTGATAGGTCTCCCCAATCTAGGGGCACAGCTTGTAtttatattaattgagttgtgttttcattgctggggcatacttgggttggagatttactgcaacactCCTTTATTTTTTGAATGCAAAGTTTGGGAACAATTAAAATACCTCTGAATTCTAGATCAAATGCGCAGAGACTTAATATTGGAAATAACACTGTCAAAAAGCTGACactaacagaaaataaagagacaTCACAAGAGTGAGCAGTCGTGTTGATCTCCTGTCTTAGGCAGTTAAAGTTAAAAGGACATGCTAGCTTTCACATATGATCTCCTTTATATTCCTGTTTATACACCATGTTCACAGTGTTTACTGTCTAACCGTCTTCTTCTAATACTTTCCCACACATctagggctgtgtgtgtgtgtgtgtgtgtgtgtgatgtatgtgggAGGTCATAGAGTGGGCGAGAATGTGGGAGAAAAGGCAGATCTGTTTGTCCTAGGCACACACCAGGCCTATGTCTAACACATGGACTCTTGTCTTTCACTATTGCAGGATCAAATCACCTGTCTCTTTTGCTTACCCACAAACTTCTGCGGAGTGGAGCTTTTGCGCTTTCCCATATTTGCCGTGAGCTTCTCTATGACAGCAGGTCTCTCAAAAGGCACCAGAGAAATATTGTTGTCCATGATAGGCTCTTGTTCCTTACAATCTTCCATAGGCGGTACTACAGAAGACCATATAAAAAGGCAATGTGGTGACTGTCTTCAACATTTGTGATTACGGAGATAAGTATGCTACTCTGAGACTTAGTACCCAAAATAATTTTGCCTGTTCAAATGAAAGGAGGTAAAAATCCCAGTACTAaagaatattcttaaatattatataGACATGAcgtgcatgtgagcacacacacacacacatacacacatgtacacagaacacacactgacacatacacacacacacatgcacaatttaTTTTTACGAATCTCTCTCAGATCAGTGATATAAAGTGTTGCCACTCCTGGTGATAAACATGTTCATCTgacttctcattttatttctctgaagtaTGTTTAGTGTAGATTAAAATTGATAAGACTTTAGACTGCACTACTACTGAGacagttgattttatttttctaaagtaacTTGCTCTTAACTTGATTTGGAGAATATCTTACCGGCAGCAGGATATTTGATGACTCTTCCCCTATGAGTTTTCCTGCAGCAGGTTTTCTAGTTGATGAGGTCCTACCCTGAACTACCTGTTCAGGAGCTGTGATGGGTAAGGTTTGGTTCTGCGCTTATCTGTGCATAGTAAACTGTAGATGCTTTAAAGTTGTAATTTATTTCTAAGAACAGAGGGATAGAGCAGTCCATTTTCAAACTGGCATTTTCAAACTGAACTGCTGCCCTAATTCATTTGATGGACTCCACTCATCATGGATGTCGCCACTGCTGTTGGCTTCAGTGTTGACATTGCTAAGGTGGACACATGATTCATAAAAGATGCTTTTGAGTTACGAATCCTGATCCAGGATATTTAAGGACAGGGTGACATGTCACACAGATCAGACGAGGCATTTAACTTAGCACTCATAGGAAAGACAGAACGGACCCATCTCTTAGATGCTCTTTGATTATTCATGACACACTGTAAAGTGATTCTCCTAGATTCCTCATTGAGGGCAGACCTACTATGTGAAACCCAATGCATTCTAGCCTACAAGGGGATGCTGGTGATGAACATTAAAGGATTTAAAGCAAAGATGAAAGTGAAGTGAATTTCCAGTTCACATGACCTATTGAGTACCAATACATTGAATACCAATACACAGAGTACCAGTACAGCAATACATGGTGCTGAtgctgaaataaaaaagaaaaaatcatcaaaaatgtttctttagtcagccatttttaaaaaataaataaatcaaca is part of the Mastomys coucha isolate ucsf_1 unplaced genomic scaffold, UCSF_Mcou_1 pScaffold14, whole genome shotgun sequence genome and harbors:
- the Ikzf2 gene encoding zinc finger protein Helios isoform X5 — encoded protein: METDTIDGYMTCDNELSPEGEHANMAIDLTSSTPNGQHVSPSHMTSTNSVKLEMQSDEECDRQPLSREDEIRGHDEGSSLEEPLIESSEVADNRKVQDLQGEGGIRLPNGKLKCDVCGMVCIGPNVLMVHKRSHTGERPFHCNQCGASFTQKGNLLRHIKLHSGEKPFKCPFCSYACRRRDALTGHLRTHSVGKPHKCNYCGRSYKQRSSLEEHKERCHNYLQNVNMEAAGQVMSHHVPPMEDCKEQEPIMDNNISLVPFERPAVIEKLTANMGKRKSSTPQKFVGEKLMRLGYPDIHFDMNLTYEKEAELMQSHMMDQAINNAITYLGAEALHPLMQHAPSTIAEVAPVISSAYSQVYHPNRIERPISRETSDSHENNMDGPISLIRPKSRPQEREASPSNSCLDSTDSESSHDDRQSYQGNPALNPKRKQSPAYMKEDVKALDATKAPKGSLKDIYKVFNGEGEQIRAFKCEHCRVLFLDHVMYTIHMGCHGYRDPLECNICGYRSQDRYEFSSHIVRGEHTFH
- the Ikzf2 gene encoding zinc finger protein Helios isoform X6; translated protein: MFFNQRTISFHCTLTMETDTIDGYMTCDNELSPEGEHANMAIDLTSSTPNGQHVSPSHMTSTNSVKLEMQSDEECDRQPLSREDEIRGHDEGSSLEEPLIESSEVADNRKVQDLQGEGGIRLPNGKLKCDVCGMVCIGPNVLMVHKRSHTGERPFHCNQCGASFTQKGNLLRHIKLHSGEKPFKCPFCSYACRRRDALTGHLRTHSVGKPHKCNYCGRSYKQRSSLEEHKERCHNYLQNVNMEAAGQVMSHHVPPMEDCKEQEPIMDNNISLVPFERPAVIEKLTANMGKRKSSTPQKFVGEKLMRLGYPDIHFDMNLTYEKEAELMQSHMMDQAINNAITYLGAEALHPLMQHAPSTIAEVAPVISSAYSQVYHPNRIERPISRETSDSHENNMDGPISLIRPKSRPQEREASPSNSCLDSTDSESSHDDRQSYQGNPALNPKRKQSPAYMKEDVKALDATKAPKGSLKDIYKVFNGEGEQIRAFKCEHCRVLFLDHVMYTIHMGCHGYRDPLECNICGYRSQDRYEFSSHIVRGEHTFH